The following proteins come from a genomic window of Phnomibacter ginsenosidimutans:
- a CDS encoding outer membrane beta-barrel protein, which translates to MKYIFTLIVLTCTAPLLHAQTETRIGANFTADLTFSNDLKPGVGLALERKLTKHSGLETGVYYRNNPVHFTTYVQVPPGGMFVFNSTVAERFISVPVLYKFYSRIVNISAGPTFDFLLDAVQTKGAPNVVVTNYETSNSFDMGLMLKLGKQIKLANHWLLEPELRLNPLFSGERVYGGFSLGTRYVFR; encoded by the coding sequence ATGAAGTATATTTTTACCCTGATTGTATTGACGTGCACGGCGCCATTGCTGCATGCGCAAACCGAAACCCGCATTGGTGCCAATTTTACTGCCGACCTTACTTTTTCCAACGACCTGAAGCCGGGGGTGGGGCTGGCACTGGAAAGAAAACTGACCAAACACAGCGGCCTCGAAACAGGCGTTTATTATCGCAACAATCCGGTACATTTCACCACTTATGTACAGGTGCCTCCGGGCGGCATGTTTGTGTTCAACAGCACGGTGGCTGAACGATTCATATCGGTGCCGGTGTTGTATAAATTCTATTCCCGCATTGTGAACATCAGCGCCGGGCCAACTTTCGATTTTTTGCTGGATGCCGTGCAAACCAAAGGCGCCCCCAATGTAGTGGTCACCAACTATGAAACCAGCAACAGCTTTGACATGGGCCTGATGCTGAAACTGGGCAAACAAATTAAACTGGCCAACCACTGGCTGTTGGAACCGGAGCTACGCCTCAATCCCTTGTTTAGCGGCGAAAGGGTGTATGGTGGTTTTTCGCTGGGTACACGGTATGTGTTCCGCTAA
- a CDS encoding TonB-dependent receptor: protein MTKKCLRKWMLALVGNILSLVVIAQGTASLSGNVIDKNTLQPQSGATVVLQPGNKGTTTDAAGNFRLTNLAPGSYSLTVSSVNYQPKTISNLVITTGNETVLTIELEAKVNQLDNVVVSGRKNTAKATSLESPLSIQRLTTEDIKANPGGNFDISKVIQSLPGVGGGVGGGGFRNDIIIRGGAPSENVFYLDGIEVPIINHFSTQGSGGGPQGILNVSFIEDVKLSSSAFDARYDNALSSVFQFKQKNGNANRLQGNFRLSGTEAAATFDGPLSKNTTFLASARRSYLQFLFQALDLPIRPNYWDFQLKTTTKINAKTTFNVIGIGAIDEFSFAASKEATPEKLYAINSSPSINQWSYTIGASLRRLTNNGYWNLALSRNTLDNSAEKYEDNQDPQLTEQTLRVQSRETENKLRFDVTNNFDGWKLSYGAVAQLVQFDNSFSQRFRAPQYDANGNLVAPAQIISSFTDANFLRYGAFVQAGKRILNDRLALSAGLRMDANDLQNSESNPLQQLSPRISASYALSNQWNVSASYGIYYKLPSYTQLAYLNAIQSSIVYNPGDYIRSRHVVAGVEYLPSNATRFTLEGFYKKYSNYPVSLLDGVSLANKGTDFGAIGNEPVTQDGKGRAYGIEFLRSKN, encoded by the coding sequence ATGACCAAAAAATGCTTGAGAAAATGGATGCTGGCCCTGGTGGGCAACATACTGAGCCTGGTAGTAATAGCACAAGGAACGGCCAGCCTGAGTGGCAACGTGATTGATAAAAATACCTTGCAGCCACAAAGCGGTGCAACGGTAGTTCTGCAGCCCGGCAACAAGGGCACTACCACCGATGCAGCGGGTAACTTTCGGCTCACCAACCTGGCCCCCGGCTCGTACAGCCTGACGGTAAGCTCGGTAAACTATCAGCCCAAAACCATCAGCAACCTGGTGATAACAACAGGTAACGAAACGGTATTGACGATAGAGCTGGAAGCGAAAGTGAATCAGCTGGATAATGTGGTGGTGAGCGGCCGCAAAAACACGGCCAAAGCCACCAGCCTTGAAAGCCCGCTGAGCATACAGCGCCTTACCACAGAAGACATTAAAGCCAACCCCGGAGGCAACTTCGATATCAGTAAAGTGATTCAATCATTGCCCGGTGTAGGCGGCGGCGTAGGTGGCGGCGGCTTTCGCAACGACATCATTATACGTGGTGGCGCCCCCAGCGAAAACGTGTTTTACCTCGATGGTATTGAAGTGCCCATCATCAACCACTTTAGTACACAAGGCAGCGGTGGCGGCCCACAGGGTATTTTGAATGTGAGTTTTATTGAAGATGTAAAACTGAGCAGTTCGGCTTTTGATGCCCGCTACGACAATGCGCTGAGCAGTGTGTTTCAGTTTAAACAGAAGAACGGCAACGCAAACAGATTACAAGGCAACTTTAGATTGAGTGGAACCGAAGCGGCAGCTACGTTTGATGGTCCGCTGAGCAAGAACACAACGTTTTTAGCTTCGGCACGGCGCAGCTATTTGCAGTTTTTGTTTCAGGCGCTTGACTTGCCCATACGCCCCAACTACTGGGATTTTCAGTTGAAAACCACGACCAAGATTAATGCCAAAACCACCTTTAACGTAATTGGCATTGGTGCAATAGATGAGTTCAGTTTTGCAGCGTCGAAAGAAGCCACGCCGGAAAAACTGTATGCTATCAACAGCAGCCCCAGCATCAACCAATGGAGCTATACCATTGGTGCCAGTCTGCGCCGCCTTACCAACAACGGCTACTGGAACCTGGCCCTGAGCCGCAACACCCTCGACAACTCGGCTGAGAAATACGAAGACAACCAGGACCCGCAACTCACCGAGCAAACACTGCGGGTACAAAGTCGTGAAACGGAAAACAAACTGCGCTTTGATGTAACCAACAACTTTGATGGCTGGAAACTGAGCTACGGTGCGGTGGCTCAACTGGTGCAGTTTGACAACTCATTTAGCCAACGCTTTCGTGCTCCGCAATACGATGCCAATGGCAACCTGGTAGCACCTGCACAAATTATCAGCAGTTTTACAGATGCCAACTTTTTGCGCTATGGTGCATTTGTACAGGCTGGTAAAAGAATACTGAACGACCGGCTGGCACTGAGTGCCGGCCTGCGCATGGATGCGAATGATTTGCAGAACAGCGAAAGCAATCCGCTGCAACAGCTGAGCCCACGCATTAGTGCCAGCTATGCGCTGAGCAACCAATGGAATGTGAGTGCCAGCTACGGCATTTACTACAAGCTGCCTAGCTACACCCAACTGGCGTACCTGAATGCCATTCAGAGCAGCATTGTATACAACCCCGGCGATTACATCCGCAGCCGCCACGTGGTGGCCGGTGTGGAGTACCTGCCGAGTAACGCTACCCGATTTACGCTGGAAGGTTTTTACAAAAAATACAGCAACTACCCTGTGAGCCTGCTGGACGGCGTAAGTTTGGCCAACAAAGGCACCGACTTTGGTGCCATTGGCAACGAACCCGTAACCCAGGATGGCAAAGGCCGGGCGTATGGTATTGAATTTTTGCGCAGCAAAAACTGA
- a CDS encoding fasciclin domain-containing protein, which yields MKEMLFSKKMLVLAASGLMLAATGCKKDKDDPAPNTVVNAVVNNGYSTLATLVTNAGLIDALNGAGPFTVFAPNNAAFNGVTAPTGAALTNLLTYHVLSGQGLTAAQVIALSNGNLVKVNMLNGDSVFVKASSAGVFVNGVQVIQADLTASNGVVHGLGRILQPPVGNIVATAVATPGFDSLVKAVTRVSTGATGADNIADVLSNTNGLTVFAPTNAAFQALFANAAFPFRNIDAIPVATLRTVLRHHVVTARAFSNDLANGNLGMANGSNATVAGVGTSAVTISGSGTVFNNGAANIALTNIMARNGVVHVIDKVIIP from the coding sequence ATGAAAGAAATGCTGTTTTCAAAGAAAATGTTGGTGCTGGCCGCCAGCGGATTGATGCTTGCTGCAACGGGTTGTAAAAAAGACAAAGACGATCCGGCCCCCAACACGGTGGTGAACGCTGTGGTAAATAATGGCTACAGCACTTTGGCCACTTTGGTAACCAATGCCGGCCTGATAGATGCATTGAATGGTGCAGGACCGTTTACCGTATTTGCACCTAACAATGCGGCATTCAATGGTGTAACTGCACCTACCGGAGCAGCTCTCACCAATCTGTTGACGTACCATGTGTTGTCTGGTCAGGGTTTGACTGCTGCACAGGTCATTGCATTGAGCAATGGCAATTTGGTGAAAGTAAACATGCTGAATGGTGACTCTGTATTTGTAAAAGCCAGCAGCGCCGGTGTATTTGTAAATGGTGTACAGGTAATACAAGCCGACCTTACTGCCAGCAATGGAGTGGTACATGGTTTGGGCAGAATACTCCAGCCACCAGTAGGCAACATCGTGGCTACCGCTGTTGCTACACCCGGCTTTGACTCATTGGTAAAAGCCGTAACTCGTGTGAGCACAGGTGCCACCGGTGCCGACAACATTGCTGACGTATTGAGCAATACCAATGGGCTTACTGTATTTGCGCCCACCAATGCTGCGTTCCAGGCCTTGTTTGCCAATGCTGCATTCCCTTTCCGCAATATTGATGCCATACCGGTAGCTACCCTCCGCACCGTGCTGCGCCACCATGTGGTTACAGCCCGTGCATTTAGCAACGACCTTGCCAATGGCAACCTCGGCATGGCCAATGGTAGCAATGCCACCGTTGCTGGCGTAGGTACCAGTGCGGTTACCATCAGCGGTAGTGGTACGGTGTTTAACAATGGTGCCGCCAATATTGCTCTCACCAATATTATGGCCCGCAATGGTGTGGTTCACGTTATCGATAAAGTGATTATTCCATAA
- a CDS encoding sensor histidine kinase, whose amino-acid sequence MLFFNHKYRYWFALALAVYTYLSTLFCNVYSYFGMDVQWYTALGSIVVITVGTWEAGRLLYPLFHKLPQKEDLIIRNLLVYWMAAGVASGLFTVAVVFAFDRLFHHAPIDLYNPLKLTLTYALLINLLFHLLHAVAYYMERYKNKQLEAEELLRMHTQAELQSIKSQVNPHFLFNNLNVLSALVLKQSQDANHFIEAFSNVYQYILRNQEKELIDLQQELDFLEPYIYLLQHRFPNSIQLNIQIAAEAKQLQVVPVALQMLVENAIKHNIVSPQQPLQIHITSSDKKQLTVANNLQPKRNKAASGNVGLVNIDQRYAITTGKHIAVKNDGQQFSVSIPLIQVHTYAGSYH is encoded by the coding sequence ATGCTTTTCTTCAATCATAAATACCGCTACTGGTTTGCACTGGCGCTGGCCGTGTACACTTACCTGAGCACCTTGTTTTGCAATGTGTACAGCTACTTTGGTATGGATGTGCAATGGTACACGGCATTGGGCAGCATTGTGGTGATTACGGTGGGCACCTGGGAAGCTGGCAGATTATTGTATCCGTTGTTTCATAAACTGCCGCAAAAAGAAGATCTGATTATTCGCAATCTGTTGGTGTACTGGATGGCTGCCGGTGTAGCCAGCGGACTCTTTACTGTTGCCGTTGTCTTTGCCTTCGACCGATTGTTTCACCACGCCCCAATTGATTTGTACAATCCACTCAAACTCACTCTCACGTATGCGTTGCTCATCAATCTGCTCTTTCATTTGCTGCATGCAGTGGCCTACTACATGGAGCGGTACAAAAACAAACAACTGGAAGCAGAAGAGTTGCTCCGTATGCACACACAGGCAGAGCTGCAAAGCATTAAATCGCAGGTGAATCCACATTTTTTATTCAACAACCTGAATGTACTGAGTGCACTGGTGCTGAAGCAAAGTCAGGATGCGAATCATTTTATTGAAGCCTTTTCCAACGTTTATCAATACATCTTGCGCAATCAGGAGAAAGAACTGATAGACCTGCAGCAAGAGCTGGATTTTCTGGAGCCCTACATTTACTTATTGCAACACCGGTTTCCCAACAGCATTCAACTCAACATTCAAATTGCAGCAGAAGCAAAGCAATTGCAGGTAGTGCCTGTGGCGTTGCAAATGCTGGTGGAGAATGCCATTAAGCACAACATTGTTTCGCCACAGCAACCATTGCAGATTCACATAACCAGCAGTGATAAAAAACAATTGACTGTAGCGAATAATTTACAACCCAAACGCAACAAAGCCGCATCGGGAAATGTTGGACTAGTGAACATTGATCAACGATATGCCATCACCACCGGTAAGCACATAGCGGTGAAAAACGATGGTCAACAGTTCAGCGTCAGTATTCCACTCATTCAAGTTCACACATATGCGGGTAGTTATCATTGA
- a CDS encoding LytR/AlgR family response regulator transcription factor: MRVVIIEDELLAAERLQHQLQEYDDQIQVVAHLYSIAEAVQWLETHRHPDLLFLDIQLADGYSFEIFKQVDYRKPIIFTTAFDQYALDAFQLHSIAYLLKPVSAGMLAKSLQKYKELCTPVSAQTAAALLHTFEQPEYKTRFLAKSGQKMYFIPCDDIRYFFAEDKIVYLVDRDGNKFTVDYTMEKLEKCLDPKVFFRLNRSYLVHQQSIFQIKPYVNSRYKLMLRSAGKQEEVILSRERVRDFKAWAEV, from the coding sequence ATGCGGGTAGTTATCATTGAAGACGAACTATTGGCAGCCGAAAGGCTTCAACACCAGTTACAGGAGTACGATGATCAGATACAGGTAGTGGCTCATTTGTACAGCATTGCCGAAGCTGTGCAATGGCTGGAAACACACCGGCATCCCGATCTATTATTTCTCGATATACAGTTAGCGGATGGGTACAGTTTTGAAATTTTCAAGCAGGTAGATTACCGCAAGCCCATCATATTTACCACCGCCTTTGATCAGTATGCATTGGATGCATTTCAACTGCACAGCATTGCGTATTTGCTAAAGCCGGTTAGTGCCGGCATGCTGGCAAAATCACTGCAGAAGTACAAAGAACTTTGCACTCCGGTGTCTGCACAAACAGCGGCTGCGTTACTCCATACATTTGAGCAACCGGAATACAAAACCCGCTTCCTGGCTAAGTCGGGGCAAAAAATGTATTTCATTCCCTGCGACGATATCCGCTACTTTTTTGCAGAAGATAAAATTGTGTACCTCGTAGACAGAGACGGCAATAAATTCACGGTAGATTATACCATGGAGAAGCTGGAGAAATGCCTCGATCCCAAAGTATTTTTCCGCCTCAATAGAAGTTACCTGGTGCATCAGCAAAGTATTTTTCAGATAAAACCGTATGTAAACAGCCGCTACAAACTCATGCTGCGCAGTGCCGGCAAGCAAGAAGAAGTCATCCTGAGCAGAGAACGGGTGAGAGACTTTAAAGCCTGGGCAGAAGTGTAA
- a CDS encoding cytochrome ubiquinol oxidase subunit I yields MDVEILSRIQFAFTIAFHYIYPPLSIGLGVGLVIMEGMFLKTKEPVYEKMTRFFVKIFALIFGIGVATGIVMEFEFGTNWAVYSRYVGDVFGSALAAEGIFAFALESGFLGILLFGWNKVSPKVHFLSTIMVTLGSMFSAIWIVVANSWQQTPAGYKIVGEGMEARAEITDFWAMVFNPSSVERIMHVWIGAFLAGAFLIMSIAAWYLYKNKYQDFSKKAFGIGLVIALIAAYAQLVTGHSSAEVVEQYQPAKLAAMEGHWDSSGAADMYLFGYIDKKKEETVGLKIPGGLSFLTHQDFNAPVTGLKAFKPEDRPGSLNITFQSYHIMIAIGMLLISLTSYAAWLWRRNKLFEKKWLMLVFVWAVFLPQIANQAGWFAAETGRQPWVVYNLLRTSDALSQSVQKEQVMFSLILFSLVYLVLFMLFIYLLNKKITHGPWHTDSDKHSSRHSDMATELSKPSSQS; encoded by the coding sequence ATGGACGTAGAGATACTTTCCCGGATTCAATTTGCATTCACTATTGCCTTCCATTACATCTACCCGCCGTTGAGTATTGGGCTCGGTGTTGGTTTGGTCATAATGGAAGGCATGTTTCTAAAAACAAAAGAGCCGGTTTATGAAAAAATGACCCGCTTCTTTGTAAAAATCTTTGCCCTCATTTTCGGCATTGGTGTAGCTACGGGCATCGTAATGGAATTTGAGTTTGGCACCAACTGGGCAGTGTACTCTCGTTATGTAGGAGATGTATTTGGCAGTGCTCTTGCCGCAGAAGGTATTTTTGCTTTTGCACTGGAAAGCGGATTCCTTGGCATACTATTATTTGGCTGGAATAAAGTATCACCAAAAGTGCATTTTCTATCCACCATTATGGTTACACTGGGCAGCATGTTTAGCGCCATTTGGATAGTAGTAGCCAACAGCTGGCAGCAAACACCTGCCGGCTACAAAATAGTGGGCGAAGGCATGGAAGCCCGAGCAGAGATTACAGATTTTTGGGCCATGGTTTTTAACCCCAGTTCGGTGGAACGCATTATGCATGTGTGGATAGGGGCATTTCTTGCTGGTGCTTTTCTAATCATGAGTATTGCCGCCTGGTACCTGTATAAAAACAAATACCAGGACTTTAGCAAAAAGGCTTTTGGCATCGGCCTGGTAATAGCGTTGATAGCTGCGTATGCACAATTGGTAACAGGTCATAGCAGTGCAGAGGTGGTAGAACAATACCAACCCGCAAAACTGGCCGCCATGGAAGGCCATTGGGATAGTAGCGGTGCAGCCGACATGTATTTATTTGGTTACATCGACAAAAAGAAAGAAGAGACTGTTGGATTGAAAATACCCGGAGGACTGAGCTTTTTAACGCACCAGGATTTCAATGCGCCAGTTACAGGTTTGAAAGCTTTTAAACCGGAAGATCGTCCGGGTTCTCTCAACATCACCTTTCAGAGTTACCATATTATGATTGCCATCGGTATGCTACTGATATCACTTACCAGCTATGCAGCATGGCTTTGGAGGCGTAACAAGTTGTTTGAAAAGAAATGGCTAATGCTCGTATTTGTGTGGGCGGTATTTCTGCCACAAATTGCCAATCAGGCAGGTTGGTTTGCAGCCGAAACAGGCCGCCAACCCTGGGTAGTGTACAATTTGCTGCGCACCAGCGATGCATTGTCGCAAAGTGTTCAAAAAGAGCAGGTCATGTTTTCTTTGATTTTGTTTTCATTGGTATACCTGGTTTTATTTATGCTGTTTATTTACCTGTTGAATAAGAAAATCACCCACGGCCCATGGCATACCGATAGCGACAAACACAGCAGCCGCCACAGCGATATGGCAACAGAATTGAGCAAACCTTCATCACAATCCTAA
- the cydB gene encoding cytochrome d ubiquinol oxidase subunit II produces the protein MDTLLGIDYATWWFLVIGATFTGYAILDGFDLGAGAIHLFLKKEESRRIALNAIGPVWDGNEVWLVIGGGALFAGFPKVYASVFSAFYIPFMLFLVALIFRAISIEFRSKEPMLWWRKMWDVSYSISSIVIALALGVVLGNVMVGLPIDAQGNYQGTTLDFLNPFAMLTGVTTLALFMMHGAIYLVMKTEKRLYTKLTIIVKNSTIFFVISLLLLSFYTLLYVPHMAESIRCNSWLFIIPIGMVLATANVARCISQQRYRIAFFSSALNIALLLVVVAVNLFPNLVLSSIDPAYNLTVNNAAASNKSLSIMLTVAAIGVPLVAVYTTFVFWTFKGKVHLDENSY, from the coding sequence ATGGATACACTATTGGGAATTGATTATGCCACATGGTGGTTTCTCGTTATTGGTGCCACATTCACCGGATACGCCATTCTGGATGGATTTGATTTAGGTGCTGGGGCAATTCATCTTTTCTTAAAAAAAGAAGAAAGCCGACGCATAGCCCTCAATGCCATTGGCCCTGTGTGGGATGGCAATGAAGTGTGGCTGGTAATAGGCGGCGGCGCTTTGTTTGCAGGCTTTCCCAAAGTGTATGCTTCTGTATTTTCCGCATTCTACATCCCTTTTATGTTGTTTTTGGTTGCCCTTATTTTCAGAGCCATCAGCATTGAATTTCGTAGCAAAGAGCCTATGCTTTGGTGGCGCAAAATGTGGGATGTTTCTTACAGCATTTCCAGCATTGTTATAGCATTGGCACTGGGTGTAGTACTGGGCAATGTAATGGTAGGCCTACCTATAGATGCGCAGGGAAACTATCAGGGTACCACGCTAGATTTTCTTAATCCGTTTGCAATGCTAACCGGCGTAACTACGTTAGCGTTATTCATGATGCATGGTGCTATTTATCTGGTAATGAAAACAGAAAAAAGACTGTACACAAAACTCACCATCATTGTAAAAAACAGCACCATCTTTTTTGTCATCTCATTACTCTTACTGAGCTTTTATACGCTGTTATACGTACCGCACATGGCAGAAAGCATTCGTTGCAACAGTTGGCTATTCATTATTCCCATTGGTATGGTACTGGCTACTGCCAATGTAGCCCGTTGCATTAGTCAACAGCGCTACCGTATAGCCTTTTTCTCATCGGCATTAAACATTGCTTTGCTGCTGGTGGTAGTAGCGGTTAATCTCTTTCCAAATCTGGTACTTTCCAGCATCGACCCTGCGTATAATTTGACTGTAAATAATGCAGCGGCTTCAAATAAAAGCCTTTCCATTATGCTCACCGTGGCTGCCATTGGCGTACCGCTTGTAGCAGTGTATACCACGTTTGTATTCTGGACTTTTAAAGGCAAAGTACACTTGGATGAAAATAGTTATTAA
- a CDS encoding DMT family transporter — protein MRLAFIKLHIAVLLAGFTAILGKLITLNEAALVWWRLLLSVVALLLLFAWLKKSVLTTRKTILQLLGIGSLVGIHWLCFFGSVKYGNVSIALVCFSAAGFFSALLEPIITRRKWRPIELLLGLMCMAGIYIIFHFDTRYKTGIMLGVAAAALSALFSILNKQMVNAKADGLQMTFWEMSGALITLSVAMPAYVMLRGDSMLPAPLDWLWLLVLALVCTVWAFFLQLQALQHISAVTLNLTYNLEPVYGILLAFIFFQENQYLHSTFFAGLIFIALAVAIQMWRVKQGLDEG, from the coding sequence ATGCGGTTGGCGTTTATCAAATTGCACATAGCGGTATTGTTGGCGGGTTTTACCGCTATTTTAGGCAAGCTCATTACCCTCAACGAAGCGGCACTGGTTTGGTGGCGATTGTTGTTGTCGGTGGTGGCTTTGTTGCTCTTATTTGCCTGGTTGAAAAAGAGTGTGCTCACTACCCGCAAAACCATCCTGCAACTGTTGGGCATTGGTAGCTTGGTGGGCATTCACTGGTTGTGTTTTTTCGGCAGTGTCAAGTATGGCAATGTGTCTATTGCGTTGGTTTGTTTTTCTGCCGCCGGTTTTTTTTCTGCCCTGCTGGAGCCCATTATCACCCGGCGAAAATGGCGACCGATTGAACTGCTGTTGGGCCTCATGTGCATGGCGGGCATCTACATCATTTTCCATTTTGATACCAGATACAAAACGGGCATAATGCTTGGCGTAGCCGCCGCTGCTTTGAGTGCTTTGTTTTCCATTCTCAACAAGCAAATGGTGAATGCCAAAGCCGATGGTTTGCAAATGACCTTTTGGGAAATGAGCGGTGCCTTGATAACACTCAGCGTAGCTATGCCAGCTTATGTAATGCTGCGTGGCGATAGCATGCTGCCCGCACCACTCGACTGGTTGTGGCTGCTGGTACTGGCATTGGTTTGTACCGTGTGGGCTTTCTTTTTGCAACTTCAGGCATTGCAGCATATTTCTGCCGTTACGCTCAATCTTACCTACAACCTTGAGCCGGTGTATGGCATTCTTCTCGCCTTTATTTTCTTTCAGGAAAACCAATACCTGCACAGCACTTTTTTTGCCGGGCTCATATTTATTGCATTGGCAGTAGCCATACAAATGTGGCGGGTAAAACAGGGCCTTGACGAGGGTTAA
- a CDS encoding ABC transporter ATP-binding protein — translation MEPIIVLKNLWKSYSGTPVLKGINLSVMPGQVIGYIGPNGAGKSTTVKILCGLLSDFEGEVLVAGKDIRKEPLAAKQKVGFIPELAELYETLTPHEFLHFMAALYGMDAQVAEDRMAKMLGAFGLAGNLHQRMDTFSKGMRQKVLITSGLLHNPDIIIMDEPLSGLDANSVIIIKELIGKLAAEGKTIFYCSHMMDVVEKVSDRIILINQGEVVADGSFEELKSQQGNQSLERIFAQLTASDSINQAASDLLSAFQ, via the coding sequence ATGGAACCCATTATCGTTCTCAAAAATCTTTGGAAAAGTTACAGTGGCACACCGGTACTCAAAGGCATCAATCTATCCGTGATGCCCGGACAGGTGATTGGCTACATTGGCCCCAATGGCGCTGGTAAAAGCACCACCGTAAAAATATTGTGCGGCCTCCTCTCCGACTTTGAAGGCGAAGTGCTGGTGGCAGGCAAAGACATTCGCAAAGAGCCGCTGGCAGCCAAGCAAAAAGTTGGTTTCATTCCAGAGCTGGCTGAGTTGTATGAAACACTAACGCCACACGAATTTTTGCACTTTATGGCCGCTTTGTATGGCATGGATGCACAGGTTGCAGAAGATCGCATGGCCAAGATGCTGGGAGCCTTTGGACTGGCAGGCAACCTGCATCAACGCATGGATACGTTTAGCAAAGGCATGCGGCAAAAAGTATTGATTACTTCCGGCTTGTTACACAATCCAGATATCATCATTATGGATGAACCACTGAGTGGCTTAGATGCCAACAGTGTCATCATCATTAAAGAACTGATAGGCAAACTGGCTGCTGAAGGCAAAACCATTTTTTACTGCAGCCACATGATGGATGTGGTAGAAAAAGTAAGTGACCGCATCATCCTCATCAATCAGGGCGAAGTAGTGGCCGATGGTAGTTTTGAAGAATTGAAATCGCAACAAGGCAACCAAAGCCTCGAAAGGATTTTTGCGCAGCTCACAGCTAGTGATTCCATCAATCAGGCAGCTTCCGATTTGCTGAGTGCTTTTCAATAA
- a CDS encoding polyprenol monophosphomannose synthase, with translation MKKLVIIPTYNERDNIRGIIEAVMQLQAGFHVLIIDDGSPDGTAAIVQELLPVYNGTLFLEQRSGKLGLGTAYIHGFKWALSRGYDYICEMDADFSHNPADLPRLVAACENGADVAVGSRYVKGGSIENWPLDRHIYSRGGSLYTRMITWIPVKDATAGFVCYKRAVLDDINFDEIRFVGYAFQIEMKFASWKLGYKIVEVPITFVDRKVGVSKMNTGIVKEGVLGVLKIQWNSMFKNYRKKVRSGNAV, from the coding sequence GTGAAAAAGCTGGTCATCATACCCACCTATAATGAAAGGGACAATATCCGGGGCATCATCGAAGCAGTGATGCAATTGCAGGCGGGTTTTCATGTGCTCATTATTGATGACGGCTCGCCGGATGGCACTGCTGCCATTGTGCAGGAGTTATTGCCGGTGTACAACGGCACGTTGTTTTTAGAACAACGCAGCGGTAAGCTTGGCTTAGGCACCGCCTACATTCACGGTTTCAAATGGGCACTCAGCCGCGGTTACGATTATATCTGCGAAATGGATGCCGACTTCAGCCACAATCCTGCTGATTTGCCAAGGCTGGTTGCAGCCTGCGAAAATGGTGCCGATGTGGCCGTGGGTAGCCGCTATGTAAAAGGGGGCAGCATTGAAAACTGGCCACTCGACCGACACATTTATTCAAGAGGCGGCAGTTTGTACACCCGCATGATTACCTGGATTCCGGTAAAGGATGCCACAGCTGGTTTTGTATGCTACAAACGTGCTGTGCTCGATGACATCAATTTTGATGAAATCCGTTTTGTGGGGTATGCCTTCCAGATAGAAATGAAGTTTGCATCGTGGAAGTTGGGCTACAAAATTGTAGAAGTGCCCATCACCTTCGTAGATCGCAAAGTGGGTGTGAGTAAAATGAACACCGGCATTGTAAAAGAAGGCGTACTTGGTGTGCTGAAAATTCAATGGAACAGTATGTTCAAAAACTACCGCAAGAAAGTGCGGAGCGGGAATGCGGTGTAG